DNA sequence from the Candidatus Cloacimonadota bacterium genome:
TGGAATCATGTTGCTCTAACAGCCGATGGTACAGCTGTTAAATTGTATTTAAATGGGATTTGGCAAGGTACCAGTACAGGCAGCTATGCACTTGATTACGGAACCAATCCACTTTATTTTGGAAGAACAGGATATGCTGACTGGGAAGGTTATTTTAATGGCAAAATAGATGAAGTTCGTATTTGGAAAATTGTTAGAGGGCAGACAGAAATTGAAGATAATATGAATCAGGAATTATCTGATCCTACTAATGAGAACAATCTTGTTGCCTATTACAAATTTAACACAGGTTCCGGTCAAATAGCTTATGATAGTAAGGGTAATAATGATGGTACTTTGGGAGCAACAGAAAATGGTGATAGTTCAGATCCTACCTGGGTAACTTCAGATTCTCCACTCCCCGTCACACTTTCATCATTCACTGGAACCATTGAAAACGGCTTTCCAACCTTGAACTGGACAACAGAAAGTGAACTGGAAAATATGGGCTGGAACATCTATCGCAGTGAAAATGAGAACGGTTTGGAAAACAATTCACTAAAACTTAATGAGACAATCATTCCAGGTATGGGAACAATCACAACACCAACCAATTACATTTACATCGATGAATTACCGACACAACAAATGGGAATGCATTATTACTGGCTGGAAAGTGTCAGCTATAGCGGAGAACTGGAAATTCATGGTCCAGTTTCCATTGATCTGAGTAATTCAAACCTTATTCCAGATGCACCGGCAAAAAGCTTTGTAAATCAGAATTTTCCCAACCCGTTCAATCCAACTACCACAATCGAATTCGGCATTGAAGAAGGAGAAACGGGAACACTTACAATTTACAATTCCAAAGGGCAGAAAATTCTCTCACAGGAATATGAAGCTGGTTATCATTCTTATAATTGGGATGCAGCCAGTCAGGCTTCAGGAATTTATTTTTATCAACTGAAAACAGATAAATATTTTAAAACGAATAAAATGCTGATGTTGAAATAATAAAATCATAATCTTGCGGATGGTCGAAAGACCTCCGCAATGGTTGTTCATCTCTTTCCGACAACTTCTCTCACAGATTCTTAAGATAGCTGTCGGAAAGGTTTCATGCATCAACTTTCAGAAACCAATTGGAATGATGTCTGATAGAAGGTTTCGGAAAGATGTTGAAGCTGTTAACCATTCACAAGGTTTCGCACAGCTCAACCATTGAGAAGGTTAGAGTTTTCCGGACTTGAGTTGCCACGTCTTTTCAGACGTGGATGGGAAGATAGAGACAATTCTGGTTTTAACCCTTCATCTTGGGCTAAAGCCCTTTTTCTTCTTTACTATTTCAATCTAAAGAATTCCTCGCTGCTCTGCATCGGGGTTTTCCAATTTTTCTCCCCTGTTTGAGGGGAGATCGGGCAGTTACCGGAGAGGGGTAAATAATGAAAATTCGATTTTAAGTTTACTGAAATAAATTTAGCGAAATACACCTTGGCTCTGCCACGGTGATAGTCAAATTTAAAAATTTTCTTTATTCCCAGCGCTGAAGCACGGGGCTATTCATTATTAATTCGATTGGATAAAAAATTTGATAAATATGTTCTGAACTCCAGCTTGCAGCTGAAGTCCAGGCCAAAGATTTCCGAACTCGAGTTCACAAGGTAAACTAATAGTAGTATGAATATGTAAAATAATAACTAATAATCTTTTTGTAAAAACCTTCTGCGACACAAAAAAGTGCAGAAGGTTCTTTCTTTATCTGGTTACATTAGCGATAATAAATTTTGCATACTAATATGGAATAAAAAATGCACCAATTTTAGAAAAATAATAATAAGGATGTATTATGAAGTTTAAGAATTTATTATTAATTATAATTATAGCTACTCTGACTTTTAGTTGTGCAAAACCAAACGATCCTGCAAAAGAAAATAATGTTTTGAAGATATTCAATATTCTGGAAACTGGTGGATATGCCTACGATTTTGATGTTTCGGATGAATTGCTTTTTGCAGCAGAAGACCAACGTGGCTTTTCTATTCATAATTTGGTTTCCGGTAGTATGTATTGCCATGTGGATACACTGTTCGACGATTTTCCAAATCCGTTTGAGAATGTTCGTAAAATTGCAGGTTCTGTAGATGATGATATTCTTATTGTTTACGAAAGATATGGTAACCCAGCTGCATTGAATATATATGATATTTCTGATCCTTTCATACCTGAATGGAAAACACAAAATATTTCTCAAACTTCCGATGTACAAAAGATTTTGTTAACTGAGAATCAAAATAATGATCTGGAGATTTTTTGGACAAATGATAATTCCTTAAATATTGCCACTTATAATAACACATGGACAAATGAGGCGACTATAGATTTACCAAATACAACGGGTGGAAGTTCAGTACAAGGTTTTGATTTCAATCAAGATCTTTTTGTTGTTGCAGGTTCTCAGTTTGGGGTTCACATAATCGATAGAAATACAGATGAACTTATTTTAACTTATGATACAATTGGTGAAGCAGTAGATGTAAAGCTTGTTGACAATCTTGCCTACATTGCGCTCTGGGAAGAAGGTTATCTGCTGTTAGATATCACTGATCCTGCTGATCCAATTGAGATTCATCAGGAAAATGTGGGTGAAAATATTTATACAGTTGATGTAAAAAATAATAAAATGGTTTTGTCATCTCATACAGGTGGAGTGCTTTTGTTTGATGTTTTAGATGATACCGAACCAGTGCTTCTGGGAAATCTACGTGAAAGTGATATCGGCTACACATACAAGGCAAATTTTGAAGGCGATCATATTATAGCTTCAACCAGAACCGGAATAATAATAATCGAATATTAAGGGGATCAATGAAATATATTATTTATGTATTACTAATAGTATCTTTTTCAATTCTATCAGCAGAATGGATTGATCTGGATTCAGACAGAACAGAACTTTTTGATCATACTTCCAACGATCTATTTTTGACAAATATTAATTTCAATTTAGATGGTTATACTACAGAAAAAGTTGTCATTACCGGAGAAGAATTTACTAAAATATCCTATTTTGATGAAGGAAAAACGATGGAATTAGGAAAGCCTGAATTTCCCCAGTTCACTCGACTTTATGCAGTTCCCAATTATGGAAAGATCGAACTGGAAATAAACTCTTTTCAAAAAACAGTTCTAAACAATTTTAAGCCATACCCCAGCCAGGAAATGGCAGAAGATAAAGAGCGAGATTCATTTTTTATAGATGAGCAATTTTACCTTGGCGAGCAGACATTTCCAACCCGAATTGCCGAAATTGGCGAACCTGTTATTCTTAGAGATATCCGTTTAGTCCCTGTTACAATTAATGCCTTCCAGTACAATTCTTCTACTAATGAGATAATAATTTATAATAATGTCGATGTAACAGTTTCCTGCGATCCAACAGAAACTGGAATAAATGAAAAAAGAAATCAAAAACAGCTTTCCAGAACTTTTGAACCAATCTATTCATCAACAATTCAAAACTATGATTTGATAACTTCAAATCGAGATGATGACTATCAACAACCCTGCATTCTATTTATTTATCTAAATGACAATTCTGTTCTTTCTACTTTGGAATATCTGAGCAACTGGAAAAAAGAGATGGGTTATGAAGTTCATATCGCCAGCACAAGTGCAACAGGAACAGGTACCAGTTCAATAAAAAACTATATCCAAAATGCTTATGATAACTGGACGAATCCACCCGAATTCGTAGCAATTCTGGGTGATGCGATCGGACAATATTCGATTCCAACCTATTTCGAAAACTGGTCTGGTTATAATGGCGAGGGAGATCATCCTTACAGTCAGCTGGAAGGAAATGATATTCTGGCAGATGTAATTCTTGGAAGAATGTCTTTTGAAAGCATTAATGAACTGCAAACGATTGTTTCAAAAATCCTTGGATATGAGAAAACTCCTTTCATGGCAAATACCGGTTGGTATGATAAAGCATTGATGGTGGGAGATCCAAGTTCTTCGGGTCCTTCCTGTATTTTTACCAAACAATCTATTGTGGAAATGATGAGTTATTATGCACCAAACATTGATTGTGAAGAAGTGT
Encoded proteins:
- a CDS encoding T9SS type A sorting domain-containing protein — its product is MNKICFVFLFLILVFSMYSTNNCLQFDGDNDYVSIADNSAHKPVSVTVEAWVYINSNTNTYTESNAQYVIFKQNTRTGQFEGYCIYYDKNNHFVGIVSSSTGQQRSVTSSVINLQEWNHVALTADGTAVKLYLNGIWQGTSTGSYALDYGTNPLYFGRTGYADWEGYFNGKIDEVRIWKIVRGQTEIEDNMNQELSDPTNENNLVAYYKFNTGSGQIAYDSKGNNDGTLGATENGDSSDPTWVTSDSPLPVTLSSFTGTIENGFPTLNWTTESELENMGWNIYRSENENGLENNSLKLNETIIPGMGTITTPTNYIYIDELPTQQMGMHYYWLESVSYSGELEIHGPVSIDLSNSNLIPDAPAKSFVNQNFPNPFNPTTTIEFGIEEGETGTLTIYNSKGQKILSQEYEAGYHSYNWDAASQASGIYFYQLKTDKYFKTNKMLMLK